In a single window of the Arachis hypogaea cultivar Tifrunner chromosome 6, arahy.Tifrunner.gnm2.J5K5, whole genome shotgun sequence genome:
- the LOC112697212 gene encoding DNA replication complex GINS protein PSF2 produces MAGQSDPELSLFSAEELEFIAEDEIVDIVPNLKMGPLNFISGDFGPFIPQIVAQVPLWLAVALKKRGKCSICPPQWMCVENLTQVLEAERNSQEMSEQLPFHYVEISRLLFDHANDDISDAYMVRSLIEDIRDVRFHKVETDLEAFNGRTIAVKIKNLSAMEVNIVRPFIGRALQAFYKHDSPELIPDPERVPDRRPQVVQNAPRRQLRR; encoded by the exons ATGGCTGGGCAATCAGATCCTGAGCTTTCACTGTTTTCAGCAGAGgag CTTGAGTTCATTGCTGAGGATGAGATTGTGGACATTGTGCCCAATCTCAAGATGGGTCCTCTTAATTTCATCTCT GGAGATTTTGGCCCATTTATCCCACAGATTGTTGCCCAAGTACCGCTTTGGCTGGCTGTTGCATTAAAAAAGAGGGGCAAGTGCTCCATTTGCCCTCCTCAATGGATGTGTGTTG AGAACTTGACTCAAGTTTTGGAAGCTGAGCGAAACTCGCAAGAAATGTCAGAGCAACTGCCATTTCACTATGTAGAAATTTCTAGACTTCTGTTTGACCA TGCAAATGATGACATCTCGGATGCATATATG GTGAGATCTCTAATTGAGGACATCAGAGATGTACGATTTCATAAGGTTGAAACTGACCTGGAGGCATTCAATGGTCGCACAATTGCTGTTaag ATAAAAAATTTGTCTGCCATGGAAGTGAATATCGTTCGCCCATTCATCGGAAGAGCTTTACAAGCATTCTATAAGCATGATAGTCCAGAGTTGATACCGGATCCAGAGAGAGTTCCTGATAGGCGACCGCAAGTTGTCCAAAATGCCCCAAGG AGGCAACTGCGAAGATAA